The window TTCAGATCAAGCATGGGTATTTGTTTCACATTTCTCTCCTAATTGGGATGCAGTTTGCCGATAATTTCCAGAACAACAAAAATCATCTTCGTACTAGGTTTATTTTCTTTTATTATAAAGCGCCTTTCTTTTTACTTCCTGTTTTTGACAAACGTTTAACAGTAAACTGTCTTCTGGATCTGCTGATTTCAGATAGTGTAGCAACCGGTCTTTTGTTCTTCAGAAGTATATTTTCAGCAAGCTCAGTGTATTTGTAAGTCTTAAAAACAGAGCCCATCTGCTTTCTCATTATTTCGTGGTTAGTTTTCCATCTTTAAGTTCATAGTTATTGCCACAATATCCACATACCCCGTGCCCGCTGTCAAATTTCAGTGTTGTACCACACTTACAGGCCCAGCCCCTTTGTTTTGCCGGTACACCTACCATGATAGCATGGTCAGGCACTTCGGTCTTCACCACTGCACCGGCACCGATCATTGCATACCTGCCTATTTCAACTCCGCATATTATTGTTGCATTTGCTCCTATGGTTGCACCTCTTTTAACAAGCGTCTGGCGGAACTCATGTTTTCTGCTTATGAATGATCTTGGATTGTAGACATTGGTAAACACGCATGACGGGCCGCAAAAGACCTCATCTTCAAGGGTGACTCCTTTATAGACGGAAACATTATTCTGGATTTTACATTTATCCCCAATTTTCACATCAGGTCCTATCTCTACATTCTTTCCTATTACGCAATTGCTTCCCAGTCTTGACCCGCTCATTATGTGTGAAGACTGCCATATCTTTGTGCCTTCACCGATATCTACCTGTTCGTCAATAGTGGCGCTTTCGTGTTTGAAGTAAGTTGCAGTATCTGATAACCCCTTTGTTTTGTGATTATTTTCACCATTATCAGGGAGAGTATTCGTATCAGCTAGAGATTCTTCAGCTATTTCCAATATCTTTAAGACCCTTAGCCCCTCTTCACCATCAGTTTTTGGTTTCACCCTTTGCTTCACGCATTCTGCAAAATGTTTTAACTCTTCTTTAAGAGGTTCTGAAGATCCTACAGGAATTACTTGGAAATCAGCTTTCTGGGCTACCGGTATCTTCCCTTTCATCCATTCTATTTTGTGTGGATAGAGAAATAATTTTTCTTTGGTCATATCATCGAAAACGACCATTGCCTTTGAGCCTACTATAATCAACTTCTGCTCTTTGTATGGATGGAGCCAGCTAACAAATATATGCCCCTTCACACCATTTTTGAACGTAAGCGTTGTAATTGTAGTATCACAAATTGCACTATTAAGATAACTTCCTCCAGACGCTGATACTTTTACAGGTTCCTCTTCGAGCAGCATCAGGATTACGGAAATATCATGGGGTGCGAAACTCCAGAGTATATTCTCTTCCATTCGAAGTTTTCCAATATTCAATCTATTGGAATAGACATACTGTAATTTCCCGAGTTCACCCGAAGAAATGAGTTCCTTCAATTTTATAACTGCGGAATGATACTGCAGAATATGACCAACCATTAATATTCTATTGCCTGAATCGGCAATCTTTACCAGCTCTTCACCTTCTCTTACCGTCAAGGCAAGTGGTTTCTCAACAAATACATCTTTTCCAGCCAGCAAAGACTTCTTAACATATTCATAATGCATTGCTGCCGGTAATGCTATAGCAACAGCTTTTATGTCAGGATCTTTCAGGAGCCCTTCAAATTCTGACGTAAAGGTGACATCAGGAAACTGTTCTTTTCTTTCAGAAAGAAGATCTTGATCTAAATCACACGCTGTATGTAAAGTTCCAAGTTCATGCAGACTTCGTAAAATATTCTTGCCCCAGTAACCTAGACCAACTAAACCGATAAAGGGGTCTGTACCTTGTTTTTGATTTTTTGATATGTTCATTTGGTTAATAGTAAAAAGTTGTTAGTGTGATATGCTATGCCTGTCTGTTTGTAATATAGAGAGATTATCGGAGGAAATTGTTATTAATTTAATTTTCGTGCTTCAGCAGGTGGAAGGGTGATGGTTAACATGATTTAGTGATTGGTTTTTACTCTTCAAAGATGGTTGAAATGTGCATTACATTACCATCAAAAGAGCCTTGTGTCAACAAAATAATGGAGGATGTCTGGCCAAAAAGAAATGACAGGTTTGGTGTTTAAACGAAAACTACCCATCTACTGCGCTGCTGCAATAATGACGGGATACTCACGTACTTGAGTACGCTCCAGTTGCGTAATTATTTCACGCCTTGTACCCGGGCAGTTTTGGTTTAAACACAGGGTTTTCGTTTACGCACTATCTAAGAGTGCTGTTAAAGGTTACAGGATATAATAAATCTGAAAAATATAAGAATTATCAGTCACCCACAGGTTCAGCTGAGGGACTTGGAAGGAAAATTTCCAGTCTAAGCTGACCAATTTCCTCTCAAATTGTAATCTCCGTTTATCATGTTTCTCCATTTCTTTTATCATTCTGAACTCATTTTTATTATTACAAGTGGTGAATACCTCCGCAATACAGCATGAGATCTCCGTTCTTCAAATAGTTACTCACTACTGGGGGGTAAGAATAGAGATTTTCAGGGAGAGGTTCGAATTTTATTGATCAAATCTGAGAAAGGTGTGTGAAACAACCTTCACTTGTAACTTACGGTAATTTAGACATATAAGCTTGTGAAATTGTATTGTTCCTATTCGGTTGTATGATAATTACTACAGCAAGAAACGGTTTGATATTATTCAATATATCGTAAGTCCTGTTAAATACTATAGATAGTTTTTATGTCTGAGTTTGGTATCATTCTTGCCTGTTTATTATAAAAATTTCTTATTTTACATTGAGTCCGGTCTGAACATAAGGTGTAATTTTAATAATTCTCATCTGGAACTCTTAATTTTCTGTTTGGTATCTGTGTATATCTGTGACCTGTTAATTTATTAGTTAAAGCTTAGGGAGGTAATGAATGAAAACGTTTTATGATTACTGGAAAAGTATACTGTTTTTTAATTTAATGTTTTGTCTCTTCACTTTTTTTGCGGGAACTGTTGATGTAAATGCGGCGTGTACTCCATCCATAACGTCACCTGCGTGCGGCGGCACGATACAAAGCGGTTCAGATATCTCCTTCAGATGGAATACATGTTCAGCAGATTCAGCGTATTGGCTGTCAGTTGCAACAGACCCTTCAAAATTTAAAAGGTCTCCCTTTGGAGATATTTTCAGCAAAAATTTGGGTTTTGTAAGTGGCCATACCGTAAAGATTCCTGCATCGGTACCCGATGGAAGCACCGTGTATGTGAGATTGTGGTATAAAAGAGCTGTCTGGAAATACATCCAATGCAACTACGAAATCGGTTCAGGGGGGGGCGGAGTAGTATCAATGATGACAAGCCCTGTTCCAGATTCTATGCTGTCTGGTGCTACGGATACCTTCACGTGGTCCGCCAACGGTGCGAACGTGTCAAAGTGCTGGCTGTATGTCGGGAGTACTGCAGGAGGTAACGACATATACGACAGTGGCGCTTTAGGATCGTCTACGAGTGATACGGTAAGCGGCCTGCCGACAGATGGAAGTAAGGTATATGTGCGTCTTTTTTATAAAACCGGTACTGATACTACCTGGAACCAGATTGACTATACCTATACGGCATATACCGATAATACAACCGGCGGCGGCAGCGGTGGTGGCGGAGGAGGAACTCCTGAAATGACAAGCCCCACACCAGGTTCCACGCTGTCTGATGCAACGGAGACCTTCACGTGGTCAGCTAATGGTGCAAACGTATCAGCCTGGTGGCTGCATATCGGCAGTTCAACAGGAGGTAAGGGCATACATGACAGCGGTGCTTTAGGATCGTCTACAAGTGATAAGGTAAACAGCCTGCCGGCAGATGGGAGCAAGGTATATGTGCGTCTCTTTTACCAGACTGGTACTGATGACTGGAGCCAGATTGACTATACCTATACGGCATATACCGATAATACAACCGGCGGGGGCGGCAGCGACGGTGGCGGTGGTGGAACTCCACCTCCCAGCGGTACCATACAGGTCGGCAGCGACCAGGTAAGCCAGAATGCTGCCTTTCAGGCTGTAGCAAGCAGTAATACCCTTTATTTTGTCTATAATAAAACGGGGAAACTCTATCTTACAAAATCAACCAACGGAGGGACGGCGTGGAGCAGTCCTCAGCTTGCCAGCCACATCAACACAAACAAAAAGTTTTCACTTGCGGTTGATAGTTCTGGCAAATTGCATCTTGTCTATTCTAACGGTGACGGTACAGCGAGCTGGTATCGATCAAACTCCGGTGGGAAATGGAATAGCCCCGTACTGATGAACGATAAAGCGAATTTCCAGGATACCGCACCGGTTGTTGCCGTGGACGGCAATGATAACGTTCATGTTATTTTGTGGTCTTACGCTACCAATTGGAAAAGTACAAACTGGAAAGCGGGGAGCCGGATTGTCTACCGTCGCAAGCGCGCAGGCCAGGCCAATTTTGAGGCGCCAGAGTTCTGGAAAGCCGGGTTCGGCAGCCTCGGGGCGGGTAACGGAACGATAGAGACAAGTGCGCAGGGGGATGTGCATTTTATATATGCGGGTTTGGGGAGTTCCAACGGAAATAATGCGGTTGAACGGCGCATCCGACGCAAAAACGGTACCTGGGATTCGCGGCACGACATTTTTCCCAAAATATATATTGGTGACTATGCCATATCAGGTGCGGTCGGCAGTGACGAGGCCCTTCATTTAGCGATCTTTGAAGCGGGGTCAACTCCCAGAGGAGTCGGATACTTCAAGAGTACCCAGCCGAATATACTGAAAAGAGTCTGGCAGAAGTATGAATACTGGGAAGCGAATACCGATATACTGGCGGCGCCCAACGGGGATGTCTGGATGACTTCAGCAAATCACCCCTGGGGAAATAAGAACGACCCTGAAGAGTATCTGGCATCATACTGGCACTATGATAAATCGGCCGGTAAATGGACCAGCAGGATTCACGTATCGAAGGCTAATTATACCAATGTGGACCACACTCATTTCGGGCAGCCGAAACTCCTCCTCTATAACGGAAACGTACTGATGTTCTATGCGGAGAAGGCACCAGGATCAAACTTTAAATTCTACCAGCGCACCTTTAAATAGATGTGACTGATGCTTTTCAGACGATAGAGCGGCCGATGCCTGAGGGGATTGGCCGCTCTGTTCTATCTGTCTGTAAGCACAAGCACCGATTCTCGCCGTACTCCGCTGCAGGGATCTATCCCCGATTCTCTAAGTAAAGTCTGCAACATAGCAAGCTTTTGTCCGGGGATACCAGCAACCAGGATTTGTTTTCCGGTAAAACCGAATCGGTTTTAGTATGGCAACCTTTATTTTTCCATGGGGTAAGTCAAATTCCACTGTGCACGTATTGTATCCATTGTTTTCATAATTGACAAAGACTCATCCAATGACATAATAGTGCTTTCTTTTTTACCGGATCGGATGCAGTTCATCATGTGAAGAACTTCATGATGCAAGCCATTGTGTTTTTCATCAAACTCGTAAATTATATCATTCTTATCTCTGATCATTACGGTAACTTTTAATGATCTATGCCAGGATGCATCTAATTTAATGCTGCCTTTTGTTCCAGCGATATGAGCTTCTCTGTCTGTATCAAGTATGATTGCTGAAGATAATTGAGCTATTTTATTTTTTTGGTATTCTAATAGTATTGAATTTTGTTCATCGACTCCTGTCTTCCCAAAGGCTGCAGCGCTTTTAATATTAATAGGGTTACCAAATATCATCGATGCAAGTGAAAGAGGATACACCCCGACATCAAGAAGAGCACCACCACCTAAATACGGATTAAAAAGTCTATGTACTGGATTATATTTTGCGAAAAACCCAAAATCTGCTCTAAGGTGCAATACCTCTCCTATTAATCTTTTACCAAGTATTTGCTGCAACTTGACCAAGGCAGGATTAAACCTTGCCCACATGGCTTCCATAAGAAATAAATTCTTCTTTCTTGCTAATGTAACCATATCGAGCGCTTCCAGCGCGTTAATGGCAAAAGGTTTTTCACATAAAACAGATTTTCCGGCTTTCAATGCTGAAATCGTGTTATCTCTATGAAGATTGTGCGGTGTCGCGACATAAACAGCATCGATATCTATGTCATTGACCAATGATTGATATGATCCGTAATATTTTGGAATATTGTATTTTAAAGCAAAGGAACGAGCACGACTCAATTTTCGGGAACCAACTGCATAAAGTCTTGCATTTTTTACTGATGGAAACTCCCTTGCAAATCTAGATGCAATGTGTCCAGTAGCAATAATACCCCAATTAATTATCTTCATAATCAAACGTATTTTAATTATTCTTCTTCAATGGACCAACCCGTGTAAACTTGATAAGGCTTACAAATATAGCATATTGTAGACAAAATGAGTATCTTTATTCAAAGGGAATTCAACGTTACCATACAGAAAATCTATATAATACAGTGACAGTTGGAATGGTATAATCAGATAGTTGACAACTATAGGGTAATAGGGGAGTAGTCTCTATTCTTTTCAGATTGGTAATCAATTTTTCTCTCCATTATATTTGATTTGTTTTAGTGCTTACGTTTGGTATTAATCTTGCGTAGTTTTTATAAAAAATTCATACTAGTCTGAAATAACTCCGGAATCTTAAGAGGGAACATTAAAATATCTCGTCTATAACTCTTAATTTTCTGCTTGTTATCTTTCTATATCCGTGACCTGTCAATTTATTATTTAAAGCTTAGGAGGTAATGAATGAAAACGTTTTGTGATTACTGGAAAAGTATACTGTTTTTTAACTTAATGTTTTGTATCTTCACTTTTTTTGTGGGAGCGGTTGATGCTAAAGCGGCCTGTACTCCGGTCATAACGGAACCGGCCTGTGGTGGAACGATACAAAGCGGTTCAGATATCTCCTTCAACTGGAACACATGTGCGGAAGATTCAACGTACTGGTTGTCAGTTGCGACAGACCCTGTAAAATTCAAAAGCTCTCCCTTTGGAGATATTTTCAGCCAGGATTTGGGTTTTGTAAGTGGCCATACAGTATCTATTCCGGCATCGATACCCGATGGAAGCACTATATATGTGCGGTTATGGTATGAAAGAGAAGTCTGGAAATACATCCAATGCAGCTACCAGATTGGTTCAGGGGGAGGTGGAGTAATACCCGGGATGATAAGCCCCGCTCCGGGTTCCACGCTGTCTGGTGCAACGGAGACCTTCAGCTGGTCGGCCAACGGTGCGAACGTGTCCAAGTGGTGGCTGTACATTGGCAGTTCTTCAGGGGGCAATGACATTTACGACAGCGGTCTTTTAGGGAAGTCTACGAGTGATACGGTAAGCGGTCTGCCGACAGATGGTAGCATGGTGTATGTGAGACTTTTTTACAAAATTGGCACTGATAAGTATAGAGAAATTGACTACACGTATACTGCATGTACGGGAAATACCGGTGGTGGAGTAATACCCGGGATGACAAGCCCGGCTCCAGGTTCCACGCTGTCTGGTGCAACGGAGACCTTCAGCTGGTCGGCCAACGGTGCGAACGTGTCCAAGTGGTGGCTGTACATTGGCAGTTCTTCAGGGGGCAATGATATTTACGACAGCGGTCTTTTAGGGAAGTCTACAAGTGATACGGTAAAAGGTCTGCCGACAGATGGTAGCATGGTGTATGTGAGACTTTTTTACAAAATTGGCACTGATAAGTATAGAGAAATTGACTACACGTATACTGCACATACGGGAAATACCGGTGGTGGAGTAATACCCGGGATGACAAGCCCGGCTCCGGGTTCAACGCTCTCTGGTGCAACAGAGACCTTCACGTGGTCGAGAAACGGTGCGGACGTTTCAGCCTGGTGGCTCCATATCGGCAGTTCTGCAGGGGGTAAGGACATTTACGACAGCCGTGCATTGGGAACGTCTACGAGTGATACGGTAAGCGGTCTGCCGGCAGATGGAAGCACGGTATATGTGCGTCTTTTTTACCAGATTGGTACTGATGACTGGCGCGAAATTGACTATACCTATACGGCATATACAGATAACACCGATGGCGGTTGTGGAACTCTCCCTCCCAGCGGTATCATACAGGTCGGCACTATACAGGTAAGCAATGATGTTGCCTTTCAGGCGGTAGCAAGTAGTAATACACTTTATTTTGTCTATAATCAAGATGACAAACTCTATCTTTCCAAATCCGCCGACGGGGGAACGACATGGAGCAGCCCTCAGCTTGCCAGCCACCTGAATACAAACAAAAAGTTTTCCCTGGCTGTAGATAGTACAGGAAAATTGCATCTTGTCTATTCGACCAGTAACGGTTCTGCAAGCTGGTATCGTTCAAACTCCAGTGGGAAATGGAATAGTCCCGTATTGATGAACGATACCCCGGATTTCCAGGACACCGCTCCGGTTGTTGCCGTGGACGGCAATGATAACGTTCATGTTATTTTGTGGTCTTATCCTACCGATTGGCAAAATACAAACTGGAAAGCAGAGAGCCGTATTGTTTACCGGCTAAAGATCGCAGGTCAGGAAGATTTTGACGCACCCGAGTTCTGGAAAGCCGGGTTCGGCAGCCTGGGGGCCGGTAACGGAACGATAGAGATAAGTTCACAAGGGGATGTGCATTTCCTGTATGTAGGTTTGGCAAGTTCCAACAGTAATAATGCAGTCGAGCGGCGTATCCTGCACAAAAACGGCACCTGGGATTCACGACATGACATTTTTCCCAAAATATATATTGGTGATTATGCCATATCAGGTGCGGTCGGCAGTGACGAGGTCCTTCATATGGCCATCTTTGAAGCGGCGCCTACTCCCAAGGGGGTCGGGTACTTCAAGAGTACCCAGCCGAATGTACTTAAGAAAGTCTGGCAGAAGTACGAATACTGGGAAGCGAATACCGATATATTGGTGGCACCCAATGGGGATGTCTGGATGACTTCAGCGAACCATCCCTTTGGAACCATGCATGACCCTGAAGAGTACCTCGCATCATACTGGCACTATGATAAATCATCCAGAACATGGTCCAGCAGGATGCACGTATCGGAGGCTGATTATACCAATGTGGACCACACTCATTTTGGTCAGCCGAAGCTCCTCCTCTATAACGGCAACGTACTGATGTTTTATGCGGAGAAGGCACCAGGATCAAACTTTAAATTCTATCAGCGGAACTTTAATTAGTTGTGACTTATATCGTAAGGAATATCAACCACGCATTGTACGAAAATTTTTTCTCTCCAACTAGTAATCGGTACGGGTATATCGATCTTGAAAATAATCAAGACCAGTCTGGAAAACTCGTCAAGGTAATCAAGAGCAGTATCTATGGGATTAACTTAAAGAAGATTTATCTTTTTGATATTGATGGCAGGATTTTTTTCAGTACTATTCGTGAGCAGATTGGATACGTTCTTGGGAGGGGTAAAAATGTACAGTTGGATTCGGCTATTAATTGAAGGCCGGTATCGGCTCTTCAGGAACACGGGATGAAGGATTCAAGAGGAGTAAAAGTAGAGGGATCTTTACTTGAGAGCTATTCCCTGAATATCTTAAGACGATCTGTGAGAAAACGTACCGGTGCACATCGGAAACATCTAAATTACCGGATTTTCAAGGGTCATGAACCAGTCTTTAAAAAGTTTGAAATATACTTGCTTTTTGCCCCAAGACCTTTGATAATCTTTGGAGATCCAAATCAGCTCAATCAGCTACTCCTTAATTTAATTTTGAATGTTCTCTAGGCAACAATCGAAAACTATTATGAGATGAGTATACAAACAGATAGAGCATGGCAAAGGAACTGAAAAAAAAATTC is drawn from Candidatus Scalindua sp. and contains these coding sequences:
- a CDS encoding Gfo/Idh/MocA family oxidoreductase, giving the protein MKIINWGIIATGHIASRFAREFPSVKNARLYAVGSRKLSRARSFALKYNIPKYYGSYQSLVNDIDIDAVYVATPHNLHRDNTISALKAGKSVLCEKPFAINALEALDMVTLARKKNLFLMEAMWARFNPALVKLQQILGKRLIGEVLHLRADFGFFAKYNPVHRLFNPYLGGGALLDVGVYPLSLASMIFGNPINIKSAAAFGKTGVDEQNSILLEYQKNKIAQLSSAIILDTDREAHIAGTKGSIKLDASWHRSLKVTVMIRDKNDIIYEFDEKHNGLHHEVLHMMNCIRSGKKESTIMSLDESLSIMKTMDTIRAQWNLTYPMEK
- a CDS encoding exo-alpha-sialidase gives rise to the protein MKTFCDYWKSILFFNLMFCIFTFFVGAVDAKAACTPVITEPACGGTIQSGSDISFNWNTCAEDSTYWLSVATDPVKFKSSPFGDIFSQDLGFVSGHTVSIPASIPDGSTIYVRLWYEREVWKYIQCSYQIGSGGGGVIPGMISPAPGSTLSGATETFSWSANGANVSKWWLYIGSSSGGNDIYDSGLLGKSTSDTVSGLPTDGSMVYVRLFYKIGTDKYREIDYTYTACTGNTGGGVIPGMTSPAPGSTLSGATETFSWSANGANVSKWWLYIGSSSGGNDIYDSGLLGKSTSDTVKGLPTDGSMVYVRLFYKIGTDKYREIDYTYTAHTGNTGGGVIPGMTSPAPGSTLSGATETFTWSRNGADVSAWWLHIGSSAGGKDIYDSRALGTSTSDTVSGLPADGSTVYVRLFYQIGTDDWREIDYTYTAYTDNTDGGCGTLPPSGIIQVGTIQVSNDVAFQAVASSNTLYFVYNQDDKLYLSKSADGGTTWSSPQLASHLNTNKKFSLAVDSTGKLHLVYSTSNGSASWYRSNSSGKWNSPVLMNDTPDFQDTAPVVAVDGNDNVHVILWSYPTDWQNTNWKAESRIVYRLKIAGQEDFDAPEFWKAGFGSLGAGNGTIEISSQGDVHFLYVGLASSNSNNAVERRILHKNGTWDSRHDIFPKIYIGDYAISGAVGSDEVLHMAIFEAAPTPKGVGYFKSTQPNVLKKVWQKYEYWEANTDILVAPNGDVWMTSANHPFGTMHDPEEYLASYWHYDKSSRTWSSRMHVSEADYTNVDHTHFGQPKLLLYNGNVLMFYAEKAPGSNFKFYQRNFN
- a CDS encoding exo-alpha-sialidase, encoding MKTFYDYWKSILFFNLMFCLFTFFAGTVDVNAACTPSITSPACGGTIQSGSDISFRWNTCSADSAYWLSVATDPSKFKRSPFGDIFSKNLGFVSGHTVKIPASVPDGSTVYVRLWYKRAVWKYIQCNYEIGSGGGGVVSMMTSPVPDSMLSGATDTFTWSANGANVSKCWLYVGSTAGGNDIYDSGALGSSTSDTVSGLPTDGSKVYVRLFYKTGTDTTWNQIDYTYTAYTDNTTGGGSGGGGGGTPEMTSPTPGSTLSDATETFTWSANGANVSAWWLHIGSSTGGKGIHDSGALGSSTSDKVNSLPADGSKVYVRLFYQTGTDDWSQIDYTYTAYTDNTTGGGGSDGGGGGTPPPSGTIQVGSDQVSQNAAFQAVASSNTLYFVYNKTGKLYLTKSTNGGTAWSSPQLASHINTNKKFSLAVDSSGKLHLVYSNGDGTASWYRSNSGGKWNSPVLMNDKANFQDTAPVVAVDGNDNVHVILWSYATNWKSTNWKAGSRIVYRRKRAGQANFEAPEFWKAGFGSLGAGNGTIETSAQGDVHFIYAGLGSSNGNNAVERRIRRKNGTWDSRHDIFPKIYIGDYAISGAVGSDEALHLAIFEAGSTPRGVGYFKSTQPNILKRVWQKYEYWEANTDILAAPNGDVWMTSANHPWGNKNDPEEYLASYWHYDKSAGKWTSRIHVSKANYTNVDHTHFGQPKLLLYNGNVLMFYAEKAPGSNFKFYQRTFK
- a CDS encoding N-acetyltransferase yields the protein MDEQVDIGEGTKIWQSSHIMSGSRLGSNCVIGKNVEIGPDVKIGDKCKIQNNVSVYKGVTLEDEVFCGPSCVFTNVYNPRSFISRKHEFRQTLVKRGATIGANATIICGVEIGRYAMIGAGAVVKTEVPDHAIMVGVPAKQRGWACKCGTTLKFDSGHGVCGYCGNNYELKDGKLTTK